One Brassica napus cultivar Da-Ae chromosome C2, Da-Ae, whole genome shotgun sequence DNA window includes the following coding sequences:
- the LOC106350125 gene encoding uncharacterized protein LOC106350125, giving the protein MGTPYNFRSWLDQPHMDPNTNLLTEEYARGIQEFMGVVQSQPEARTSKYLLCPCSTCKNNIRVKKMEVWSHLYLKGFTRGYKIWYLHGERFEYGSSSEPQTADRLDEPTTDVDFGIGTVQMVYDAYGENLPSGEEEGDRQEQPNVENFPCEEEGEREQPNLEARRFFEMLDAAKQPLYQGCKDGHSPLSSASRLMALKTDYNLAEECVDAIADFVKDVLPEDNLAPGSYYEVQKLVAGLGLPYQVIDVCIDNCMIYWRADENRERCKFCRKPRYQDTTGRVPVPYKRMWYLPLTERLKRLYQSERTAEPMRWHAEHLTNGEITHPSDAEAWKHFQSTYPEFASEVRNVYLALCTDGFSPFGKHGRQYSLWPVILTPYNLPPHLCMRREFLFLSILVPGPDHPKRSLDVFLQPLIYELQLLWEHGVHTYDVSRKENFQMRAVLMWTISDFPAYGMLSGWTTHGRLSCPYCQDNTDAFQLKNGRKSCWFDCHRRFLPHDHPYRKSKTLFTKNKRVFDSPPEEVSGKKLKEQLRDFGADRTADVGGNGHEPIYGVGENHNWHKKSIFWDLPYWETHLLRHCLDVMHIEKNFFDNLMNTILDVQGKTKDNLKSRLDLVDICARPELHVDEHGKGPIPIYRLDATAKEEFFDWITHSVKFPDGYASSLRNCVDKSEGKFTGLKSHDCHVMMQRLLPFAFSALLPRNVHEAIAGISAFFRDLCSRSLTSDGIRNLEVKIPVILCNLEKIFPPSFFDVMEHLAIHLAREAALGGPVQYRWMYLYERFMFHLKKKVKNLSKVEGSIVAQCINEETSNFAEYYFPSEVRTKSRRPARHDDRGERATYYVYVPNMFTQIGRHSGKSTDRILTVAEHAHLHTYLLTNCEDILEYESIYLAEMRLKYPDATEEQLEQLKQNNFATWLSDYVSHCLAIGHPPKDWLREIVCGPKFVAKSYPRYCTRGYAFRVLKENTVRRTIDCGVSSSSGDDVYYGNVREILEIQYPGMIGMRCIVFNCEWYDNVVGRGVSTDAFGVTSVHSRRRLDFYDPFILASQADQVCYIRYPRIRQRNDPWIVVMSINPRSRVQGVFDPLQQQLTEEDGEIGEFDEDNSDSSCSSSDNSSDGE; this is encoded by the exons atggGTACTCCTTATAATTTCCGTTCTTGGTTAGATCAACCTCATATGGATCCAAATACAAATTTACTTACGGAGGAATACGCACGTGGTATTCAAGAATTCATGGGGGTGGTTCAAAGTCAACCGGAAGCAAGAACAAGTAAGTATTTATTATGTCCATGTTCTACTTGTAAGAATAATATCCGTGTCAAAAAAATGGAAGTATGGAgtcatttatatttgaaaggATTTACACGTGGTTATAAGATTTGGTATCTTCATGGAGAAAGATTTGAGTATGGTAGTAGTAGCGAACCTCAAACTGCCGATAGGTTAGATGAACCTACCACGGATGTAGATTTTGGGATAGGGACTGTTCAGATGGTATATGATGCATATGGAGAAAATTTACCGTCGGGTGAAGAGGAAGGAGATAGACAAGAACAACCCAATGTAGAAAATTTCCCATGTGAAGAGGAAGGCGAACGAGAACAACCCAATCTAGAAGCCAGAAGATTTTTTGAAATGTTAGATGCAGCTAAGCAGCCATTGTATCAAGGATGTAAAGATGGGCATTCACCTTTATCATCCGCAAGTCGATTGATGGCGCTAAAGActgactataatttggctgaagaatgtgtggatgcgattgcagATTTTGTTAAAGATGTTCTTCCTGAAGATAATCTTGCACCTGGCTCATATTATGAGGTACAAAAATTGGTCGCTGGTCTTGGCTTACCATATCAGGTGATAGATGTATGCATcgataactgcatgatttacTGGAGAGCAGATGAGAACAGGGAGAGATGTAAATTCTGtcggaaacctcgttatcaggataCGACTGGAAGAGTTCCGGTGCCATACAAacgaatgtggtatttgccgtTGACTGAAAGattaaagaggttatatcagTCTGAACGAACAGCagaaccaatgagatggcatgctgAGCACTTAACAAATGGTGAGATAACACATCCTTCCGATGCAGAGGCGTGGAAGCATTTTcaatcaacatatccagaatttgcatCTGAGGTAAGAAATGTGTATCTTGCATTATGCACAGATGGTTTCAgtccatttggaaagcatggaagacaatattcattgtggccggTAATCTTGACACCTTACAACTTACCACCACATTTGTGTATGCGACGGGAGTTTTTGTTCCTCTCAATTCTCGttcccgggccagatcatcctaagagatcactggatgtgtttcttcagccattgATATATGAGCTGCAATTATTATGGGAGCACGGTGTTCatacatacgatgtttcgcggaAAGAGAATTTTCAGATGCgagcagtacttatgtggacaataagtgattttccagcatatggtatgttatctggatggaccacgcatgggaggctatcatgtcctTATTGCCAAGAcaacacagatgctttccaactaaaaaatGGTCGGAAatcgtgttggtttgactgtcacaggagatttctaccacacgatcatccatatcgtaagAGTAAGACATTGTTTacaaagaacaagagggtgtttgacagtccacctgaAGAAGTAAGTGGCAAAAAGTTGAAGGAACaattaagagattttggtgcagataGAACGGCAGACGTGGGTGGAAACGGACATGAACCGATTTATGGTGTAGGGGAAAATCataattggcataagaagagtatctTCTGGGATTTGCCCTATTGGGAGACTCATTTGTTGCGGCACtgtttagatgtcatgcatattgagaagaactttttcgaCAATTTGATGAACACCATCCTTGATGTCCAAGGCAAGACGAAGGATAacttgaagtcaagactggatttggtTGATATTTGTGCTCGTCccgaacttcatgttgatgagcaCGGTAAAGGTCCTATTCCCATATATCGACTGGATGCAACTGCAAAAGAAGAGTTTTTTGATTGGATAACACACAGTGTtaaatttccagacggttatgcATCAAGTTTGCGTAATTGTGTTGACAAAAGTGAAGggaagtttactggcttgaagagccatgattgtcatgtaatgatgcagcgcctccttccttTTGCGTTTTCCGCACTATTGCCACGAAATGTCCACGAAGCAATCGCAg GGATAAGTGCTTTCTTCCGTGATTTATGCTCGAGATCACTCACATCAGATGGTATCCGCAATTTGGAAGTTAAAATACCGGTGATCCTATGCAACctcgagaagatatttcctccatcattttttgatgttatggagcatcttgctattcatcttgCGAGAGAAGCGGCACTCGGTGGTCCCGTGCAGTACAGGTGGATGTATTTGTACGAACGGTTTATGTttcatctgaagaagaaggtCAAGAATTTAAGCAAGGTGGAGGGATCAATAGTGGCTCAGTGCATCAATGAGGAAACCTCAAACTTTGCTGAATACTACTTTCCATCAGAAGTTCGAACAAAAAGTCGAAGACCTGcacggcatgatgatagaggtgAAAGGGCAACTTATTATGTTTATGTGCCAAACATGTTTACACAAATTGGACGACATAGTGGAAAGTCAACGGACCGGATACTTACCGTAGCTGAGCATGCTCATTTGCACACATATTTGCTTACAAACTGCGAAGACATTCTTGAATATGAGAG TATTTACTTGGCAGAGATGCGCTTAAAGTACCCGGATGCGACAGAAGAACAACTCGAACAACTCAAGCAAAACAACTTTGCAACATGGCTTTCTGATTAT gtAAGCCATTGTTTAGCTATTGGGCACCCACCTAAAGATTGGTTACGTGAGATAGTTTGTGGTCCAAAGTTTGTTGcaaagtcatatccgagatatTGCacacgaggatatgcattcagaGTTCTTAAGGAAAATACTGTAAGGAGAACAATTGATTGTGGGGTTTCTTCGTCATCCGgagacgatgtctactacggtaACGTACGCGAGATTTTGGAAATTCAGTACCCGGGAATGATTGGCATGAGATGTATTGTCTTCAACTGTGAGTGGTACGACAACGTTGTTGGTCGCGGAGTAAGCACTGACGCATTCGGTGTTACATCTGTACATTCGCGACGACGACTGGATTTTTACGATCCATTCATTCTTGCTTCACAAGCTGACCAG gtTTGCTATATTCGTTATCCGCGGATTAGGCAAAGGAACGATCCTTGGATCGTTGTCATGTCAATAAATCCCAGAAGCCGAGTACAAGGAGTATTTGATCCACTACAACAACAATTAACCGAAGAGGACGGCGAGATTGGAGAGTTTGACGAAGACAATTCAGAttcatcatgttcatcatcagatAATTCCTCAGATGGAGAGTAG
- the LOC106350124 gene encoding uncharacterized protein LOC106350124, producing MFFRQGGNAVDASVAAALCLGVVSPASSGLGGGASMVVKLADGDEIAYDSREVALRAAEILSFYGEATGQCINYQKSAITFGHLISEEVKSELQNIMGIYNEGETSKYLGLPEAFSGSKINTLSYLKDKTQGRLETWFLRKLSQGGKEILLKTTASALPVFPMSCFRLPKTVIKRLASMMANYWWNSHSHMKKIHWVAWDKMCLPKELGGIGFKDLESFNQALELLQKGLKWQIGNGRNTRVWLDKWVQDPEVGMRAAWIKNITFDVNLKVSALIDGATRRWNLQALEEIFVPGDVQLISASQPIVSREDSFTWKFNRNGLMSVQSAYGLAREERIKECHNEVLALPSLNPIKERIWKIPTVPKIRIFLWKVLSEAIPEGHLFSNINYLMNLKTQPMGSMEEKRAWPWVLWQNEADDWFLAQEVGKEVELEVTRNDVRAKKRWLPPKEGWLMCNVAFEWNKDTHSLGGAWVVRNHRGVALTHSRRAFSHVVSLADARLKTLLWALESMTSMRYDRMVFPGDFKELFLAFQKPHQWPALRFQVEEMRILLSRMEEFQLKKVSIEENRGASFIAQSITRQNRSQSYVANDHLFWLFELFVNESRSL from the exons ATGTTTTTTCGTCAAGGAGGAAACGCAGTTGATGCGTCAGTGGCTGCTGCTCTCTGTTTAGGAGTTGTGAGTCCAGCGTCTAGCGGTTTAGGCGGTGGAGCGTCTATGGTTGTGAAGTTGGCGGATGGAGATGAGATCGCTTATGACTCTAGAGAAGTCGCCCTTCGCGCAGCCGAG ATCCTGAGCTTTTATGGTGAAGCTACAGGACAGTGCATCAACTATCAGAAATCGGCGATTACTTTTGGACACTTAATATCTGAGGAGGTGAAAAGTGAGCTGCAGAATATTATGGGGATTTATAATGAGGGAGAGACTAGTAAATACTTAGGACTCCCGGAAGCTTTCTCTGGCTCCAAGATCAACACGCTATCATACCTCAAAGATAAAACGCAAGGCAGACTTGAGACTTGGTTTCTGAGGAAGCTGTCACAAGGTGGGAAAGAGATACTTTTAAAAACTACAGCCTCGGCTCTTCCGGTTTTCCCCATGTCATGTTTCCGATTGCCAAAGACTGTGATCAAGAGACTGGCAAGTATGATGGCCAATTATTGGTGGAACTCTCATTCTCACATGAAGAAGATCCACTGGGTGGCCTGGGATAAAATGTGTCTTCCAAAAGAGCTTGGTGGAATAGGGTTTAAAGATCTTGAGAGCTTTAATCAAGCACT AGAGCTCCTGCAGAAAGGACTGAAATGGCAGATTGGAAACGGCCGTAATACAAGAGTGTGGTTGGATAAGTGGGTGCAGGACCCGGAGGTTGGTATGAGAGCTGCTTGGatcaaaaatattacatttgaTGTAAACCTTAAGGTAAGTGCTCTGATTGATGGCGCGACTCGCAGATGGAACCTGCAGGCACTCGAGGAGATCTTTGTTCCTGGAGATGTTCAGTTGATTTCGGCTTCTCAGCCGATTGTCTCTAGAGAGGATTCCTTTACTTGGAAGTTTAACAGAAATGGGCTCATGTCGGTTCAGTCAGCTTATGGCTTAGCTAGAGAAGAGAGGATCAAGGAATGTCACAATGAGGTTTTAGCTCTTCCTTCTCTGAACCCAATAAAAGAGAGAATCTGGAAGATACCGACTGTGCCAAAAATCAGGATATTCCTTTGGAAAGTCTTGAGTGAAGCTATCCCG GAAGGTCATCTGTTTTCCAACATCAACTATCTGATGAACCTAAAGACACAGCCGATGGGTTCTATGGAGGAGAAAAGAgcttggccttgggttttatg GCAAAATGAAGCTGATGATTGGTTCTTGGCACAAGAAGTAGGCAAAGAAGTGGAACTTGAAGTGACGAGGAACGATGTGCGAGCCAAGAAACGATGGTTGCCTCCAAAGGAGGGTTGGTTAATGTGTAACGTTGCCTTTGAGTGGAACAAGGATACACATAGTCTTGGAGGAGCATGGGTTGTTCGAAATCATAGAGGAGTTGCATTGACTCACAGCAGAAGAGCCTTTTCTCATGTTGTATCCCTAGCTGATGCGAGATTAAAGACGTTGTTATGGGCGTTAGAGAGCATGACGAGCATGCGCTATGACAGAATGGTCTTTCCCGGAGACTTTAAAGAGCTATTCCTTGCTTTCCAAAAACCACATCAATGGCCAGCTCTTAGATTTCAGGTAGAGGAGATGAGGATTTTGCTTTCAAGAATGGAGGAGTTTCAATTGAAGAAAGTATCGATAGAGGAAAACAGAGGGGCGTCGTTCATTGCTCAAAGCATAACGAGACAGAACAGAAGTCAATCTTATGTGGCCAATGATCATCTTTTTTGGCTATTTGAACTCTTTGTTAATGAAAGCCGGTCCCTCTAA
- the LOC106365861 gene encoding hypersensitive-induced response protein 2 — translation MGQVLGCVQVDQSTVAIKETFGKFDDVLQPGCHCLPWCLGSQVAGHLSLRVQQLDVRCETKTKDNVFVTVVASIQYRALADSAQDAFYKLSNTRNQIQAYVFDVIRASVPKLDLDSTFEQKNDIAKTVESELEKAMSHYGYEIVQTLIVDIEPDVHVKKAMNEINAASGMREAASEKAEAEKILQIKRAEGEAESKYLSGLGIARQRQAIVDGLRNSVLAFSESVPGTSSKDVMDMVLVTQYFDTLKDIGASSKSNAVFIPHGPGAVKDIASQIRDGLLQGKAAE, via the exons atgggTCAAGTTTTAGGATGTGTCCAAGTTGATCAGTCGACTGTAGCAATCAAAGAGACTTTTGGGAAGTTCGACGATGTTCTCCAGCCAGGCTGTCACTGTTTACCATGGTGCTTGGGTAGTCAAGTCGCTGGTCACCTTTCATTGCGTGTTCAGCAGCTCGATGTTCGCTGCGAGACCAAAACGAAG GATAATGTGTTTGTCACCGTTGTTGCTTCCATTCAATACCGTGCGTTAGCTGACAGTGCTCAAGATGCATTTTACAAGCTCAGCAACACTAGGAACCAGATTCAAGCTTATGTCTTTGATG TGATCCGAGCAAGTGTTCCGAAGCTGGACCTAGACTCAACCTTTGAGCAGAAGAACGACATTGCCAAAACCGTTGAGAGCGAGCTTGAAAAG GCTATGTCTCATTATGGGTATGAGATAGTCCAGACGCTTATTGTGGACATTGAGCCAGACGTGCATGTCAAGAAGGCAATGAATGAGATCAATGCCG CTTCGGGAATGAGAGAGGCAGCGAGTGAGAAAGCTGAGGCAGAGAAGATACTGCAGATCAAGAGAGCCGAGGGAGAAGCTGAATCGAAATACCTTTCAGGTCTTGGTATAGCACGTCAGAGACAAGCTATTGTGGATGGTCTGAGAAACAGTGTGCTTGCATTTTCTGAGTCTGTTCCAGGGACTTCTTCCAAAGACGTCATGGACATGGTTCTGGTGACTCAGTACTTTGACACACTTAAGGATATTGGGGCGTCTTCCAAGTCAAACGCGGTGTTCATACCGCACGGTCCAGGCGCTGTTAAGGACATTGCTTCACAGATCAGGGATGGTCTACTTCAGGGGAAAGCTGCTGAGTAA
- the LOC106364003 gene encoding uncharacterized protein LOC106364003 isoform X2, whose product MGRRKGFGGGRKSYSTGAKFRSSPLFNKKSKPAKDEKDEKAPPPAKVVTLPVESRRESFFSSIADGFHWGAGNAMGHRFVEAIFGPRTIKTEVVLQRKLK is encoded by the exons ATGGGTCGCCGCAAAGGCTTCGGTG GAGGACGCAAATCATATTCAACTGGGGCTAAATTTCGATCTTCACCATTGTTTAATAAGAAATCTAAGCCTG CCAAAGATGAAAAAGATGAAAAAGCGCCTCCTCCTGCTAAAGTTGTGACGCTTCCTGTTGAATCTAGGCgtgaaagttttttttcatcCATAGCTGATG ggtttcattGGGGAGCTGGAAATGCGATGGGACACAGATTCGTTGAAGCCATTTTTGGTCCTAGAACCATCAAAACAGAAGTTGTTTTACAGAGAAAGTTGAAGTAG
- the LOC106364003 gene encoding uncharacterized protein LOC106364003 isoform X1, with the protein MGRRKGFGGGGRKSYSTGAKFRSSPLFNKKSKPAKDEKDEKAPPPAKVVTLPVESRRESFFSSIADGFHWGAGNAMGHRFVEAIFGPRTIKTEVVLQRKLK; encoded by the exons ATGGGTCGCCGCAAAGGCTTCGGTGGTG GAGGACGCAAATCATATTCAACTGGGGCTAAATTTCGATCTTCACCATTGTTTAATAAGAAATCTAAGCCTG CCAAAGATGAAAAAGATGAAAAAGCGCCTCCTCCTGCTAAAGTTGTGACGCTTCCTGTTGAATCTAGGCgtgaaagttttttttcatcCATAGCTGATG ggtttcattGGGGAGCTGGAAATGCGATGGGACACAGATTCGTTGAAGCCATTTTTGGTCCTAGAACCATCAAAACAGAAGTTGTTTTACAGAGAAAGTTGAAGTAG